The genomic segment GCAAAGCGCTTAATCTCGTGTTCGATCATCTCCAAGAGCGAGAGGCGCTCCGGCGTCTGTTGGCGGAGATCGTCAATGGCACGGCGCGAGTCTGCCAGCGCGGATCGCGCCCGCTTTTTCACTTGGGTGGCAATGCTCACCGCTTTGGGAACATCCCCGATTTCTACATAGGCTTCCAACGCCTCTAGTTGGAGGATCGTCCCCGTCAGCCCTTGCGAGAGGGTATCGTGCAGTTCCCGCGCCATCCGCGCCCGCTCGCTGGTGAGGGTCAATTTCTCAATTTGAACGGCATACTCCGTTAACCGCCGGTGGGCGCTTTCTAACTCGGTGAGCATGGCGCTTATCTGCCGCCGCCCGCGCACTTGGAGCAAGAGCGCACTCACATAAGGCGCTTGCCCGATGAACCACCACACCGACCACCACGAGATGGTGACGACCAGCCTATCGGCATAGGCAACACCAAAACTGATATAGCCCTGCACAATATCGAAGCCAAACATGATCGCAGCGGCGAGGACGGCAAACCAGAGCGTCTTTGTATAGAGGAGCATTTCCCCCAGAAGGGGGAGGTAAAGCCACTCGCGCAGTTGACCAGAGCGCCCAACCATGCTGAGCGTGTAGATGAGGACGCTTTGAACAATGAGATAGGCGATGACTGCCAGTGGGTTGTGACTCAGCCGGCGGGCGACGACATGCAAGCCAAAGTGAACGCCGAACAGGGCGGCAAAGAGGATCACCTGATCCGGCTGCCAGCCTTTAGACTCCCAATAAAGAAGGCGTTCGCCCAAGAGAAACCAGAAAAACTGAACAGCGACACTGATCAGGATAATCCGATGAAATAAGGTTGTTTCAGGCAGCCGTTTTTGTTTGAGAGACATTGCCGATCATCTGCGCTCCACTACGTTGCCCCATTGTACATACATTGGAAAGAGGGGTCACTTG from the Anaerolineales bacterium genome contains:
- a CDS encoding sensor histidine kinase, with the protein product MSLKQKRLPETTLFHRIILISVAVQFFWFLLGERLLYWESKGWQPDQVILFAALFGVHFGLHVVARRLSHNPLAVIAYLIVQSVLIYTLSMVGRSGQLREWLYLPLLGEMLLYTKTLWFAVLAAAIMFGFDIVQGYISFGVAYADRLVVTISWWSVWWFIGQAPYVSALLLQVRGRRQISAMLTELESAHRRLTEYAVQIEKLTLTSERARMARELHDTLSQGLTGTILQLEALEAYVEIGDVPKAVSIATQVKKRARSALADSRRAIDDLRQQTPERLSLLEMIEHEIKRFAEATSITYTLDLPPSFFVPYEIGEHVLRCISEGLSNIARHAHATHVSLTVSQNEDMLHIQLSDDGVGFDVDMAAQKIGHYGLLGMRERARLLGGIFEIYSKLGIGTMIDLSLKVV